The Microcoleus sp. FACHB-672 sequence AGCTTATGATTTACTTGTAAAGACTTTAAAGGAACAAGTTGACGATACTTTCTGTGTTTGCTTGGAATCTTACTATGAGGTTCCGATAAAAAAGTGGAGAAAGGCAGCTAAGCAATACACTGAAATTTTTGAGAAAGCTGGGCCAAATGGCATTTACCCAGAACTTAGCAAAAAAGAAGAGCAGGCACTAAAAACAAATTTGGTCTGGAATAAAGTCGGTTTTTCTTGGATCGGGATGGTTTTGTGTACGTGTCAATTTGAGGCAGAAAATGATCCACTGCTGATGAAGAAATTGGTGGAGTACAACAAAGCTCAGCAAGAAGCGCTGAGTTTAGCCGTGACCGCTAGCTACAGAATGCGCGGCTGGGCATGGCAAAAAGGCGAGTTGCTTGAGACTGGGGCAGGTGGTATTTACCTCAAACCTTAACAAAACTTCAAATCTGGATCGCGCTTCATCCGACGCTTGAGCAGCCCCTCTATGTTGGTATTGCAAATGTTTCAACCTTCATGGGGGTCTGTCTTATGCTCGACATCCACACCATTATCATTGGCTCAATCATCCTGGGTACGTTCATTGGTATAGCTGACTATCTAAAAGATCCACTGCTGTGGTTGGCAAGCCGGGCTGCTTTTGGTATCTATTACTTCCTGCTGATACATAAGGCTTTCACAACCTTCCTCAATGCCATCCTTAGATAACAGACAATCAATTTCAAAGTTTCACGAAACTCCGTGAGCTTAGCCTTCCAGTAGCTTTAAGATTGCTTCAACATCCTTCAGGCTGACCTTGGATTTTGGATGCTTGTCCTTGAGCTGGTTGAGAAGGATTGCCGGCTCTGGTAGATCGCCGATTGCCGGTGCCGGTGCGCTTGGTCGGTGTGCCGGTTCTTGCTGCAAGTCCGCCACCTGCCGGCGAAGCCCTTCGATTTCCTCCAAAAACTCAGAAGTCGCAAGTGCTTGTTCGCTGGGGAAAATCGCAGTTTGCTCCTCCAACAGCTCGATTTTCTCTTCCAGCTTTTGAATATTCAGCACTGCTATACGGTGCTTTTCTTGGATTTCGTTGCATTCTCGGTCTAGCTCGTCTCGTTCCCGTTGGATGGCTGCGAGTTGCTCTTGTAAGTCATTGATTTCTTGCCCGGACTGTTCCGGGCTTACTCTTTTCCCAGGCGTTCATCTAGCGCTGCCGGCAGGTTTTTATCAATGAGATTGTTTACCAAGTCCCCCAGGCGCGATTCAATCTCTGCCCTCACGCTCTCGGCAATCGCCGGTATCAGCCGTTCAATTAAAGATTCTTCGTCTACAGCGCTGTCTACTACCTTTCTTCTATTGTCTACATTCTTGTCTACACTTGTAGCTTTTTTATTTGCTCTGTCTACATCTGTAGACATTTGCAAAGCTTCTATTACCAGCCGTTGAGCGCAAATACTTAAGCTTTCGCCAGGTAGCGCTAAAGCTTCTAATGCTTGTCTGGCATCAACTTTGAGCCTAAACTGAATCAATGGGCTAGGCATTACTGTAGACTCCTTAACCTCCTTTTAAGAGGTGAATTTCTTATATCATTTAGTTCGTATTATCTATGTTTAATAGTTGACATAAATCGTCATTGTAGATAGCTTTTTTATAATTATCCGCAACTCGAATCTGGTCTATAGTTAAATTTTTAGCTAGCCTAAAATTAGGTTTAGAATGCCTTTTATAATCATCATACGTTAAATCACGATTGAAAAAATAATCATCTTCATAAGATTTTTGTGGTTTTGTATGGCGCTCCTCCCATTTCTTAAAATCCCAGAAAATAGTCCCTGAGAAGTTTGAGCGTGCAAGATCAGTCTCCATAAATATCGCTGCTTTTATGTGAGCATTGCTCAAATTAATTTCTTGAAGTCTAGATCTAGTAAAGTCAGCGAGGTAAAGAAAAGCTCCATTAAATTTTGCAAAAGCGAAATCTCCATCAGTAGCATTAGCAGAGTCTAAGTTAGCATCTGTAAAATTAGCTTCTTGAAAATTAGCTCGATTAAG is a genomic window containing:
- a CDS encoding pentapeptide repeat-containing protein translates to MVYTLLLLYLIDFEFAVRCAKLKYFNFSGNFSRANFYKAQMEGSTLTGAVFESSLFKEANLDKADLSYSNFQKANFTDANLSHANLNRANFQEANFTDANLDSANATDGDFAFAKFNGAFLYLADFTRSRLQEINLSNAHIKAAIFMETDLARSNFSGTIFWDFKKWEERHTKPQKSYEDDYFFNRDLTYDDYKRHSKPNFRLAKNLTIDQIRVADNYKKAIYNDDLCQLLNIDNTN